ATTCTTCAGTACCGCATGCAGGAAGATTTGCCAACCTTCTTTACTTCCAACTTTAATTTCCAAGATTTGGAAAAACATTTTGCCAAAGGAAAGAATGGAAATGATGAGACTTGGGAAGCTAGACGGGTTATGGAACGAATCCGTTATTTGGCTGAGGAGACAAGACTAGAAGGAGAAAATCGCCGATGACAGAAACCATTAAACTGATGAAAGCTCATACTTCAGTTCGTCGCTTTAAGGAGCAAGAGATTCCTCAGGCAGACTTGGAAGAGATTTTGACTGCTGGACAAATGGCGTCGTCTTGGAAAAATTTCCAATCCTACTCTGTGATTCTTGTGCGCAGTCAAGAGAAGAAAGATGCTCTTTATGAACTGGTTCCCCAGGAAGCCATTCGCCAGTCAGCAGCCTTTTTGCTCTTTGTTGGTGACTTGAATCGAGCTGAAAAGGGAGCAAGCCTTCATACGGACACTTTTCAACCTCAAGGAGTGGAAGGTCTCCTTATCACGTCTGTGGACGCTGCGCTTGCTGGTCAAAATACCTTGCTTGCAGCGGAGAGTCTGGGATATGGTGGTGTTATCATCGGTTTAGTCCGTTACAAGTCAGAAGAAGTGGCAGCGCTTTTTAACCTGCCTGACTATACCTACCCTGTTTTTGGGATTGCCCTTGGCGTGCCAGATCAACAACACGAGGTCAAACCAAGACTGCCTTTGAACCAAGTGGTATTTGAAGAAGAATACCAAGAACAGCCAGTAGCGGCGATTTTGGACTATGACAAAGTACAGGCAGACTATGCTGGTGCGCGTGCGTCGACCTCTTGGAGTCAACGTTTGGCAGAGCAGTTTGGTCAAGCCGAACCTCGTTCAACTCGGAAGAATCTAGAACAGAAAAAGTTATTGTAGAAAGTGAGAAAACATGGCCTTACCAACTATTGCCATTGTGGGACGTCCCAATGTTGGGAAATCAACCCTATTTAATCGAATCGCTGGTGAGCGGATCTCAATCGTAGAAGATGTCGAGGGTGTGACACGTGACCGTATCTATGCGACGGGTGAGTGGCTCAATCGTTCCTTTAGTATGATTGATACTGGAGGGATTGACGACGTCGATGCTCCATTCATGGAGCAAATCAAGCACCAGGCAGAAATTGCAATGGAAGAAGCCGATGTCATCGTCTTTGTGGTGTCTGGGAAAGAAGGAATTACGGATGCGGATGAGTACGTAGCCCGTAAACTCTATAAAACCCATAAACCTGTTATCCTTGCTGTAAATAAGGTTGACAATCCTGAGATGCGAAATGATATCTTTGATTTCTATGCACTAGGATTGGGCGAACCGTTGCCAATTTCGTCTGTCCACGGTATCGGTACGGGTGATGTGCTGGATGCCATTGTGGAGAATCTACCACACGAAGTCGAAGAAGAAAATCCAGACGTGATTAAATTTAGCTTGA
This genomic stretch from Streptococcus sp. 1643 harbors:
- a CDS encoding NADPH-dependent oxidoreductase, giving the protein MTETIKLMKAHTSVRRFKEQEIPQADLEEILTAGQMASSWKNFQSYSVILVRSQEKKDALYELVPQEAIRQSAAFLLFVGDLNRAEKGASLHTDTFQPQGVEGLLITSVDAALAGQNTLLAAESLGYGGVIIGLVRYKSEEVAALFNLPDYTYPVFGIALGVPDQQHEVKPRLPLNQVVFEEEYQEQPVAAILDYDKVQADYAGARASTSWSQRLAEQFGQAEPRSTRKNLEQKKLL